One Candidatus Atribacteria bacterium ADurb.Bin276 DNA window includes the following coding sequences:
- the glmU gene encoding Bifunctional protein GlmU: MDYRDWCICVLAAGKGKRMKSSQPKVILPVLGRPLINYLLQLEIPNFCGKRLAVVSPFSYDQIQSVVDPAIQLVIQEEPLGTAHAVQSILPHLDSEIQKILVIYADMPLLEANTIHQFMTFFEKNHSPVAILSTKSEIPDGFGRIKRDFQGIPLKIVEEKDCTDDEKKILEINLGIYAFQKNEIEVVLQSIQKNNAQGEYYLTDVLEVARNLNFKTLVYTVPWDTQFINVNSPDDFSTVIGLFRRKKINQLFESGVKIVDPESVYVDWDVKCEKDVWLYPGTIIEGHSEIKENTKIGPYTHLIQSQVGKDCRIEYSVIEDSILDDEVIIGPFSHIRMNSLIRKNARIGNFVEVKKSEIGEGTKALHHSYLGDATLGKKVNIGAGTITCNFDGYKKHPTIIHDQVFIGSNNSLVAPITIGEGAYTAAGSTITRDVPSRALGVGRARQVNIDKWVEKKKNRS, translated from the coding sequence ATGGATTATCGTGATTGGTGTATTTGTGTTTTAGCAGCTGGTAAAGGGAAACGAATGAAATCTTCCCAGCCAAAAGTCATCTTACCGGTTTTGGGAAGGCCATTGATTAACTATCTTTTACAACTGGAGATTCCCAATTTTTGTGGGAAGCGGTTAGCAGTCGTTTCTCCTTTTTCTTATGACCAAATCCAATCGGTTGTTGATCCAGCGATTCAGTTAGTTATACAAGAAGAACCCTTGGGAACCGCTCATGCTGTACAATCTATTTTACCCCATCTCGATTCTGAGATTCAGAAGATATTGGTTATATATGCCGATATGCCACTGCTGGAAGCCAATACTATTCATCAATTCATGACTTTTTTTGAGAAAAACCATTCTCCAGTGGCGATTTTAAGCACCAAATCAGAAATTCCTGATGGTTTTGGCCGAATTAAAAGAGATTTTCAAGGAATTCCCCTGAAAATTGTTGAGGAAAAAGATTGTACTGATGACGAGAAAAAAATCTTAGAAATAAATTTGGGAATTTATGCTTTTCAAAAAAATGAAATAGAGGTAGTTCTTCAATCAATACAAAAAAATAATGCTCAGGGAGAATATTACCTTACTGATGTTCTTGAGGTAGCAAGAAACCTCAATTTTAAAACTTTGGTTTATACTGTACCCTGGGATACACAGTTTATTAATGTTAACTCACCAGATGACTTTTCAACGGTTATAGGGTTATTTCGTAGAAAAAAAATAAACCAGCTATTTGAATCGGGAGTTAAAATCGTTGATCCCGAATCGGTGTATGTCGATTGGGATGTCAAATGTGAAAAGGATGTCTGGTTGTATCCTGGAACAATTATTGAAGGCCATAGTGAAATCAAAGAAAACACGAAAATTGGGCCCTATACCCATTTAATCCAATCACAAGTTGGCAAAGATTGTCGCATTGAATATAGTGTTATTGAGGATTCTATTCTGGATGATGAGGTAATTATTGGCCCTTTTAGCCATATCCGAATGAATTCTTTGATAAGAAAAAATGCTCGGATTGGAAATTTCGTTGAAGTCAAAAAATCTGAAATTGGTGAAGGAACTAAGGCATTGCATCATAGTTACTTGGGTGACGCTACCTTAGGAAAAAAAGTTAATATTGGGGCGGGAACAATCACTTGTAATTTTGATGGATATAAAAAACATCCAACCATTATTCATGACCAGGTTTTTATCGGGAGCAATAATTCATTAGTTGCTCCGATAACCATCGGTGAAGGAGCATATACCGCCGCCGGTTCGACGATTACCCGTGATGTTCCTTCTCGAGCTCTCGGTGTGGGTCGGGCGAGACAGGTTAACATTGACAAATGGGTTGAAAAGAAAAAAAACAGGAGCTGA
- the gcvR gene encoding Glycine cleavage system transcriptional repressor, with amino-acid sequence MSINDIASSNFAEEQPAEQQDKVVITVVGKDRVGIIAAVTSLLAENQVNIEDITQKILNEYFTMILIGDLSHCAISLADLKKHLIQKGEEIGVQIFLQHTSVFQAMHRI; translated from the coding sequence GTGAGTATCAATGATATAGCTTCATCGAATTTTGCCGAGGAACAACCAGCGGAACAACAGGATAAAGTCGTTATTACTGTCGTCGGTAAAGATCGTGTGGGCATTATAGCGGCGGTAACTTCTTTATTGGCTGAAAACCAAGTGAATATAGAAGACATTACTCAGAAAATTTTAAACGAATATTTTACCATGATATTAATTGGTGACCTAAGTCACTGCGCTATTTCTCTTGCCGATTTAAAAAAACACCTCATTCAAAAAGGTGAAGAAATCGGTGTCCAAATTTTTCTTCAACATACCAGTGTATTCCAAGCCATGCATCGCATTTAA